One genomic region from Athalia rosae chromosome 3, iyAthRosa1.1, whole genome shotgun sequence encodes:
- the LOC105685431 gene encoding collagen alpha-1(IV) chain has protein sequence MTLLLLPPPSPAAASMRFSKICNTRCLGSIVALFVLCLIADNLVKPAEAVVCQDLKKCNCTGIKGDPGVPGIHGLQGPEGPPGDEGPLGDIGPRGEKGAGGEEGGTGEKGYRGDDGIPGFAGSPGISGRPGAPGVRGPDGLDGCNGTDGRAGSPGMPGTRGGRGPVGLDGEQGFPGEPGEGGINSLGTKGSQGDAGIDGLPGSPGFKGIRGPPGYPGGTGDSGYPGSYGLPGFQGEPGESTYGIKGPPGERGDVGEPGQPGENPRLRKPYPGTLAKGKRGPWGPPGDYGERGRKGEMGSRGATGRPGFAGIKGWKGDRGVEGPRGKQGVIGPAGPVGEKGDKGAPGYEGTPGVDGFKGARGEPGNLGYPGRQGAAGPPGLYIPELDEIIQGSIGIQGEVGPVGAQGSPGIPGRPGYVGYIGPPGPPGPPGAPGVPGPKGSSVKGEQGDDGATGARGLQGPNGLPGPQGEMGPKGFPGLTIVGPPGLDGAPGQDGYFGLPGERGEPGFQGEKGFPGRGVPIRGPPGEQGLPGAPGRAGPDGRPGVPGRPGAKGHRGDDCGYCTPGLDGQKGERGDDGVSGYPGPTGFVGRPGPRGFKGAKGRDGPIGPKGLRGTEGRSGIAGVQGPKGEAGSVVWPPMSDLIVEDGDKGLKGFPGDEGPRGQVGYVGAPGDNGPDGLKGAKGDYGIPGFAGRDGLNGWNGGPGERGDDAEFTKEELIGDAGIPGSPGFPGDVGDTGAKGEPGESAEYNINLKGEPGFKGERGDVGAPGFKGFRGITGDEGYRGLPGAQGLPGISLQGAPGMKGYPGMPGDQGRRGQPGAPGRPGPTGFPGPRAQKGDRGEPGSVFDYIGDIGERGPPGQKGDWGEPGLEGRPGRSGDAGLKGYKGEKGAPGWEGRQGLRGSKGQTGDRIQGYRGEPGAPGLSGYRGWFGNKGVPGPNGLSGFEGMKGLKGEIGFPGSYGEDGDAGPPGFTGRPGIKGAVGFPGEDGDAGDFGRPGQPGAHGRPGMPGLSGLKGERGDVGVAGSQGPRGPDGPKGTWGELGQPGLDGEPGEPSFSGPQGDMGENAPQGAIGPPGLLGVDGRPGLPGEPGVPFNGFNGMDGPDGEPGWDGRPGVDGIKGDMGDMGPDGFKGRRGDTGIDGRTGIPGTYGLPGLKGKRGLTGLAGPTGRKGQRGPMGEPGEIGRPGLPGDRGPRGLEGYPGPRGEKGITGEPGFASFVVADVGDAGNPGMNGAHGRKGERGDQGLYGAPGHKGKQGDVGPQGLEGFEGFQGLKGISGEQGPPGPRGLPGQSPERGDEGRSGVHGRAGRPGRLGQKGAPGEYGRNGLDGPDGLPGPTIIGLKGEQGDQGFSGRQGAVGVVGKPGFDGFVGEKGLKGFRGEPGFSITSPKGQVGERGFTGVNGRPGLKGDRGEPGRFGLEGLRGIKGERGDQGEEGFSGPPGRPGRQGEKGDRGRYLFGQRVWPGARGEPGAPGLPGLTGIRGPIGEPGEFGRPGPPGEQGDRGLPGITGIRGQQGPVGNQGRPGPDGQPGYPGRPGERGDAAPAPPGPRSRGFYFTRHSQSELIPVCPKDTVKLWDGYSLLHIMSNGNPHVQDLGAAGSCMKKFSTQPYLFCNLNNVCDYATRNDYSYWLSTTENMPMTMTPIPAPDVGRYISRCSVCEAPTRMIAVHSQSMSIPSCPGGWEELWIGYSFLMHTDAGAAGGGQSLVSPGSCLEDFRSRPFIECHSIGRCNYFTTAYSYWLATIEQREMFRKPKPETLKQDVTSRISRCAVCLRREVHEESRPTRLPNYRARVPPAVDRSNNGFSVVPVNPQAFRQKDAHVKTRGGFARSRGGQTRGGRRRPYHFNQHRGARKFRRQPQAK, from the exons AtgacgctgctgctgctccctCCGCCCTCACCTGCTGCTGCCTCGATGCGATTCTCGAAAATCTGCAACACCAGGTGCTTGGGGTCGATCGTCGCGCTTTTCGTCCTCTGCCTGATCGCCGATAACCTGGTGAAACCCGCCGAGGCTGTG GTCTGTCAGGATTTGAAGAAATGCAATTGTACGGGGATAAAAGGAGATCCCGGCGTCCCAGGGATTCACGGGCTCCAGGGCCCCGAAGGACCTCCGGGGGACGAAGGACCGCTGGGTGATATCGGACCACGTGGAGAGAAGGGAGCCGGTGGAGAAGAAGGAGGTACCGGTGAAAAGGGATACCGG GGTGACGACGGAATCCCCGGATTCGCAGGGTCTCCAGGAATATCG GGACGACCCGGTGCTCCAGGTGTGAGAGGTCCAGACGGGCTCGACGGATGCAACGGAACCGATGGAAGAGCCGGATCTCCGGGAATGCCGGGTACGAGGGGCGGTCGAGGTCCCGTAGGTCTCGACGGCGAGCAAGGATTCCCCGGAGAACCCGGCGAGGGTGGGATAAATTCCCTCGGTACGAAGGGATCCCAAGGTGACGCTGGAATCGACGGACTTCCG GGTTCCCCGGGATTCAAGGGAATTAGGGGCCCTCCAGGATATCCAGGAGGAACAGGCGACAGC GGATATCCGGGATCCTATGGGCTTCCGGGATTCCAGGGTGAGCCCGGAGAGTCCACGTACGGGATCAAGGGTCCCCCGGGAGAGCGGGGGGATGTTGGAGAACCCGGTCAACCGGGAGAGAACCCGCGTTTACGTAAACCGTATCCGGGCACTTTGGCGAAAGGTAAACGGGGACCTTGGGGACCCCCTGGAGATTACGGAGAACGCGGTCGCAAAGGAGAGATGGGTTCGCGTGGTGCTACG GGTCGTCCTGGATTCGCAGGAATAAAAGGATGGAAAGGCGATCGAGGTGTCGAGGGACCCAGAGGAAAACAGGGAGTCATAGGACCGGCGGGGCCTGTTGGCGAAAAAGGAGACAAGGGTGCCCCCGGATACGAGGGTACACCCGGAGTTGATGGATTCAAA GGTGCACGAGGAGAGCCCGGAAACCTCGGTTATCCGGGACGACAAGGAGCGGCTGGACCGCCCGGTCTCTACATCCCGGAACTCGACGAAATCATTCAAGGAAGTATCGGAATTCAAGGAGAAGTCG GTCCCGTTGGCGCGCAAGGATCCCCAGGGATTCCTGGTCGCCCTGGATACGTCGGTTACATCGGGCCTCCAGGTCCACCGGGTCCACCGGGAGCACCTGGCGTTCCCGGTCCCAAGGGTTCATCGGTTAAAGGAGAACAGGGCGATGACG GAGCAACCGGTGCAAGAGGTCTTCAAGGACCGAACGGATTGCCAGGACCCCAGGGAGAAATGGGACCGAAGGGTTTCCCAGGTTTGACGATCGTTGGCCCTCCTGGACTAGACGGAGCGCCGGGTCAAGACGGTTATTTCGGGCTACCGGGAGAACGCGGAGAACCTGGATTTCAGG GAGAGAAAGGATTCCCCGGCAGAGGTGTCCCCATAAGAGGTCCACCGGGAGAACAAGGACTCCCCGGTGCTCCCGGTCGCGCTGGTCCAGACGGACGACCCGGAGTTCCGGGTAGGCCGGGAGCGAAAGGACATCGAGGAGACGACTGCGGCTACTGTACGCCAG GACTCGACGGTCAGAAGGGAGAGCGAGGAGACGACGGTGTGAGCGGGTATCCGGGACCAACGGGATTCGTCGGCAGACCTGGTCCCAGAGGTTTCAAGGGAGCTAAGGGACGAGATGGTCCCATCGGACCGAAAGGGTTGCGCGGTACCGAAGGGCGGTCCGGAATCGCCGGTGTCCAGGGTCCCAAAGGAGAAGCCGGCAGCGTAGTCTGGCCACCGATGAGCGATTTGATAGTGGAGGACGGAGACAAGGGATTGAAAGGATTCCCCGGAGACGAGGGCCCACGCGGGCAGGTTGGCTACGTCGGTGCTCCAGGTGACAACGGACCGGACGGACTGAAAGGCGCGAAG GGTGATTACGGTATACCTGGATTTGCTGGACGCGACGGTCTGAACGGATGGAACGGAGGGCCGGGAGAACGAGGAGACGACGCGGAATTCACGAAAGAAGAACTGATCGGGGATGCGGGAATTCCAGGCAGTCCTGGCTTCCCTGGAGATGTGGGAGACACGGGGGCTAAAGGAGAGCCGGGAGAGTCCGCTGAGTACAACATCAACTTGAAAGGGGAGCCCGGCTTCAAGGGAGAGCGTGGAGACGTTG GTGCGCCGGGATTCAAGGGCTTCAGAGGAATTACCGGGGACGAAGGATACCGCGGGTTACCCGGAGCGCAAGGACTGCCTGGTATTTCCCTACAGGGTGCACCGGGTATGAAGGGATATCCGGGTATGCCCGGTGACCAAGGACGAAGAGGACAACCTGGAGCACCCGGACGTCCGGGACCCACCGGTTTCCCC GGTCCCAGAGCGCAAAAGGGAGATCGCGGAGAACCCGGTTCGGTGTTCGACTACATCGGGGACATAGGAGAAAGGGGTCCACCGGGGCAAAAAGGAGATTGGGGAGAGCCTGGTTTGGAGGGTCGACCTGGAAGATCTGGCGATGCGGGACTCAAGGGATACAAGGGAGAAAAGGGTGCCCCTGGATGGGAGGGACGTCAAGGACTTCGG GGATCGAAAGGTCAAACCGGTGACAGAATTCAAGGATATCGCGGTGAGCCCGGAGCACCTGGTCTCTCCGGATACAGAGGATGGTTCGGAAATAAAGGAGTCCCAG GACCCAACGGATTATCTGGCTTCGAGGGGATGAAGGGGCTTAAGGGAGAGATCGGGTTCCCTGGTTCCTACGGAGAGGACGGTGATGCGGGACCTCCAGGTTTCACGGGTAGGCCCGGAATCAAAGGGGCGGTTGGTTTCCCCGGCGAAGATGGAGACGCAGGAGATTTCGGCAGACCGGGACAGCCCGGAGCGCACGGACGACCCGGAATGCCAGGATTATCGGGACTGAAGGGAGAACGAGGAGACGTCGGTGTCGCAGGATCGCAGGGACCTCGGGGTCCCGACGGTCCGAAAGGAACTTGGGGAGAACTCGGACAACCGGGACTCGACGGAGAACCGGGAGAACCATCCTTCAGCGGACCCCAGGGAGACATGGGAGAAAACGCCCCTCAGGGAGCGATCGGGCCCCCGGGACTCCTTGGAGTCGATGGACGTCCAGGACTTCCCGGAGAACCCGGAGTTCCGTTCAATGGATTCAACGGTATGGACGGACCGGACGGTGAACCTGGTTGGGACGGTCGACCTGGAGTAGATGGAATCAAG GGTGACATGGGAGATATGGGCCCAGATGGTTTCAAGGGACGGAGAGGTGACACGGGCATTGACGGCAGAACAGGAATTCCTGGAACCTACGGTCTGCCTGGATTGAAAGGAAAGAGAGGCTTGACCGGACTTGCCGGTCCGACCGGACGAAAAGGACAGCGAGGTCCCATGGGAGAACCGGGAGAGATCGGTCGCCCGG GCCTGCCCGGAGATCGGGGTCCAAGAGGGTTGGAAGGATATCCCGGACCGAGAGGGGAGAAGGGTATAACGGGAGAGCCTGGGTTTGCTTCGTTCGTCGTAGCTGACGTCGGTGACGCCGGAAACCCGGGAATGAACGGAGCACACGGTCGTAAAGGAGAACGGGGAGATCAAGGATTATACGGAGCACCGGGACACAAA GGAAAGCAGGGAGACGTCGGACCGCAAGGATTGGAAGGTTTCGAAGGATTCCAAGGACTCAAGGGAATCTCGGGAGAGCAAGGACCTCCGGGACCGAGGG GTCTACCTGGGCAGTCGCCTGAACGCGGTGACGAAGGGAGATCAGGGGTCCACGGCAGAGCAGGTCGTCCAGGTCGTCTTGGGCAGAAAGGAGCCCCCGGAGAATACGGGCGGAATGGATTGGACGGACCCGATGGACTACCGGGACCTACGATAATAGGACTCAAGGGAGAGCAAGGAGACCAAG GATTCTCTGGACGACAGGGCGCTGTAGGAGTCGTTGGTAAACCTGGATTTGACGGTTTCGTCGGAGAAAAAGGATTGAAAGGTTTCCGGGGCGAACCCGGATTCTCCATAACGAGTCCCAAAGGTCAAGTAGGAGAACGAGGTTTTACTGGAGTGAACGGTCGACCGGGTCTCAAGGGCGACAGAGGAGAACCCGGCCGATTTGGATTGGAAGGACTCCGGGGAATCAAGGGAGAGCGTGGAGATCAAGGAGAAGAAGGATTTTCCGGGCCTCCGGGAAGACCGGGTCGACAG GGAGAAAAGGGAGACCGTGGACGTTACTTGTTTGGTCAACGCGTCTGGCCCGGAGCTCGAGGTGAACCAGGAGCGCCAGGATTACCAG gatTGACCGGGATACGTGGACCGATAGGAGAACCTGGGGAATTCGGCCGTCCAGGGCCCCCCGGAGAACAAGGTGATCGAGGTCTCCCCGGTATCACAGGGATCAGAGGACAACAAGGACCCGTTGGAAACCAAGGACGCCCTGGTCCAGATGGTCAGCCGGGATATCCTG GTCGTCCGGGAGAACGCGGTGACGCAGCACCCGCACCTCCAGGTCCTAGGAGCAGAGGATTCTACTTCACACGGCATTCTCAATCAGAGCTGATCCCGGTATGTCCCAAAGATACCGTGAAGCTGTGGGACGGATACTCGCTACTCCACATAATGAGCAACGGGAACCCCCACGTACAGGATCTGG GTGCTGCTGGAAGCTGCATGAAAAAGTTCTCGACTCAACCGTACCTTTTCTGTAACTTGAACAACGTTTGCGACTACGCGACTCGTAACGACTACAGTTACTGGTTGAGTACAACGGAAAATATGCCGATGACGATGACACCGATCCCAGCCCCGGATGTCGGCAGATACATATCTAGGTGCTCGGTGTGCGAGGCACCAACGAGAATGATCGCAGTTCACAGTCAGTCGATGTCGATTCCAAGTTGTCCGGGTGGATGGGAAGAGTTGTGGATCGGTTACAGTTTCCTCATg caCACCGACGCTGGTGCAGCAGGTGGTGGTCAATCTTTGGTATCGCCCGGATCATGTCTGGAAGATTTCCGTTCTCGACCATTCATTGAATGCCACAGCATAGGTAGATGCAACTATTTCACGACCGCATACTCCTACTGGTTAGCGACGATCGAGCAGCGTGAAATGTTCAGAAAACCGAAACCTGAGACGCTGAAACAAGATGTAACATCACGCATAAGCAGATGTGCAGTTTGCTTACGCAGAGAAGTCCACGAAGAGTCAAGACCTACCAGATTACCAAATTACAGGGCTAGAGTACCTCCTGCGGTAGACCGTAGTAACAATGGTTTTTCGGTAGTACCGGTCAATCCGCAAGCTTTCAGGCAAAAAGACGCCCATGTAAAAACAAGAGGTGGGTTCGCCAGGTCACGCGGAGGTCAAACAAGGGGCGGTCGTCGTAGGCCCTACCATTTCAATCAGCACAGAGGGGCACGCAAATTCCGTCGCCAGCCACAGGCAAAATAG